Within Bactrocera oleae isolate idBacOlea1 chromosome 6, idBacOlea1, whole genome shotgun sequence, the genomic segment TAATGCAAAGTGATTGGCGTGTCTATATCAGTATTATACTTATAATGTAAAttcgtttatatttttctttgcagTAAAACTGTAATATAGTATAACAACTACTCATAACGATACCGTATTAGAAACCGATCAACATAACGGCTTTTGAAGTAGAAAGTAATGCAGCAGTAATTTCCACAAAATGCCCCGTAAACTATTGAAATTCCTCATAATCTTTGACAATACATCACTCTTGTATTTCCCCGGCCAATTTCTATCTGGCCGCGTACTTATCGAACTACAAGATGACACACCCGCGTTGGGTCTGCACTTTCACGTTGTCGGTGAAGGTGTAGTCCGCGCAGGTACAGCACGACAGGAACGTACTTATGACAAAGAGaactatattgattttcgtatgCGATTATTGGGTGATGTGGATCAAGGACCGTCAGTACTCTCGCCTGGTATACACAGTTTTCCATTTAAATTGGGTCTGCCAGTGGGTTTGCCGTCCACGTTTTTAGGACGTTATGGTTGGATACAGTACTATTGCAAGGCGGCATTGCGTGAACCGAACGGACTGATACACAAAAATCATCAAGTATTCATTGTGATGAACCCGATCGATCTAAATTTGGAGCGACCGATTCTCTCGGTATGTCATGCAActgcattaatttatttatttaatatactagTATTATATATTGTCATTCCAGCAACCATTTACTTGTGAGATCGAGCACAAACTTGGTGTGGCCTGTGTGGGCGGCGGCAAAGTTGTTGCGCGAGTTGCACTCGATCGCGGCGGCTATGTGCCGGGGGAGAGCATATTGATTACGGCATATATTTCGAATCACAGTAATGTAACGATTAAGCGGACAAAGGCCTCCCTAACCGAGGTTTGATTTAACTAAACTAATTTTagtcattataaaaaaaatatatatatgaaatatttttacttattccACACAGACCATTGAATATTTGGCACGCGGGAAAGTGGTGCAAACAGAGAAACGGGCGCTGGCCGCTTTGGCGCGTGGGAAAATTCGTCCTGGCGGTAAGGATGAGTGGCAAAACGATAGCCTGTATGTACCACCGTTGCCGCCGACAAATTTGCATGGCTGCCATTTGATAAAAATCTCCTACGATGTGTTTTTCGTAATCGAACCGAAATCTTTGGAGAAGGAAATCAAATTGCAATTGCCCATAGTGTTAGCTACATACCCTTTTCGCAATAACGGCAATGATGTCTCGAATACTTGGCCAGATTCAGTGCTAAAACCGGACACACATTACCCGTCGACATTACCCATTTTTCGTCCGTGGCTGCATGAGAAACCCGAACCCAATTGAGTGtaaaagatacatacatacagacataaatatgtattcttAAGAAACAAGCGAGCAGTGATtacattaaaagaaaatcatataaaaaattagcgaagtaaaattcgttttttatgtgtatgtacttaCACCCTATTTGTTTATAACTTACCTACAATAATACTAAGTGGTTTAATATTTACCCCAACTTGTTATGTgcctaaataaaattattatattatttgcgtaaacaaatgtatataaaaaaaaacttaccataaaattttaaaaatttaacatatttctattttatatttcgattaaattttttcgaacgTACTTTAAAGCCTAGCTTTccttattatattttctaaattctgACCTTCACACCGaggtttaataataaaaaaacacatttaaaaatCCACTCAGTGAGATTTTGCCTAAATCCACTTAATCATTTAAATGAGCTTATTTTGAATACGAGTCTCGACGATTTTGTTGACAGCCATAATAATTTAGATACTACACATATACTcgaacatatgtatttagtgagtaaacatattaattttacttatttgcatcGTATTTAACTTAGTATACAATAATGTAAGacaaaaacatgtttttattttaatttaactaatttaaacatgtttttattttaatttaactaatttaagGCGAAGCAATAAATGTTCACTTACAACAGACATTTTGGTAGTCTTTTTCCACTTAGTATGTCcaaacaaaactttaatttcggctgcaccgaaactataatacccttcacatgtgcactgctaaataatttgtatgaagattgtaccattgccttgaccaataatccatgccaaattcgaGAAGATATCTTCGTAAATAAacaggttttccatacaagcactttataggatcattcagtttgtatggcagctacatagtatagtgatccgatatcggcgattccgacaaatgagtagcttcaatgggagaaaaggacgtgtgtcgatcactcaaaaactgaaggactatgtcgtatatatacatacattagagTGCGGAAAATGTTCTACGGATCATTCTGAAAAACTCTGATAAGAAACTATGGGTCTATAATCAATTTCGAGCCAGCAATTTTTAAGTCGAAGTTAGCTTTTggggattataaaaatttgttcgtAAGTTTCTGAGTTATCCCAATAAAATTGAATACAtgcattttatattgttttggtatatattttttttggtgttccgacgttttcttctgggcgTTACAACGTTCATGGCAAACATAAAGTGTTAAATTTGCGATCTCGCCTCCATCTACAATAAcaaatgtatttgaaatatcCGTTTTAATGTCAAATTAACCGTACATTCGTTGCTTGCAAAAGGAAAATAAGGGACCAGCTGATTATAATATTAAGTTCGAATCGTTAAGATAATTCACATTGGTAACTCTGGTCTAAGTGAAGATCGTTCTATGTTTTCAAATCGCGTGCTTAACGGTATAGAGAGCTTTCCACAGCTGAAAATGTCTGATTCTGATTTAAAACAGCAGTTATAAGTGTTCACAATTGCAATAATGCTTTTCTTTCATGAGAGTtgataatttgtgttttttttattctttgttaTAAAAGACTAgatttaatgtaaaaatttgctaaagcacgtttttaagaaaattcgTTAATTTCCATTTCATATTGAAGATAAATTCTCCTAAATCGAAGCGGTTAAATAATATTCCTTGCGTGCTCGGATAACGGCGATGGTTCTTCCCTGTGCGCTGAATTACACAACCCTTAAAAGAATTCAGACGAACGTCAATCTCGCCCTCCTCAACCTTAAAAACAATGATTTAGACgtataaaagtttttagtaaACGGTTATCAAgaacattttcaataaatatatatgtacctcaTCAAATCCGTAAATGTCCTGGTAGCAGGTATACGAAATACAACGCCGCACACATGATTTCTTCATAACAGCTTCCAAATTTTCACACAAAGTGTTGCGTTCACATGCTGTCTCGAATTCGTGATATAGAATTtcctatacatattatatatttatttaaaacaatttgatattttacaCAAGAaatcaaatt encodes:
- the Vdup1 gene encoding arrestin domain-containing protein 17 yields the protein MPRKLLKFLIIFDNTSLLYFPGQFLSGRVLIELQDDTPALGLHFHVVGEGVVRAGTARQERTYDKENYIDFRMRLLGDVDQGPSVLSPGIHSFPFKLGLPVGLPSTFLGRYGWIQYYCKAALREPNGLIHKNHQVFIVMNPIDLNLERPILSQPFTCEIEHKLGVACVGGGKVVARVALDRGGYVPGESILITAYISNHSNVTIKRTKASLTETIEYLARGKVVQTEKRALAALARGKIRPGGKDEWQNDSLYVPPLPPTNLHGCHLIKISYDVFFVIEPKSLEKEIKLQLPIVLATYPFRNNGNDVSNTWPDSVLKPDTHYPSTLPIFRPWLHEKPEPN
- the LOC106617341 gene encoding uncharacterized protein, which produces MTGAEYSLVYLYVHIFIRSVNVCRMKLTRILVNFIITIVNLSVSTSGLYEEKGAGGQTLPKAATFHFPEYAYKETSKNEILYHEFETACERNTLCENLEAVMKKSCVRRCISYTCYQDIYGFDEVEEGEIDVRLNSFKGCVIQRTGKNHRRYPSTQGILFNRFDLGEFIFNMKWKLTNFLKNVL